Proteins co-encoded in one Aspergillus fumigatus Af293 chromosome 6, whole genome shotgun sequence genomic window:
- the eng6 gene encoding glycoside hydrolase family 16 protein produces the protein MCFLYASLLPALASLALAWAPPSYSGYTLQWSDSFAGSSATLPNSNNWNIITGNLGVNGELETYTSSTANVQLSGGSTLQLVPWKDSSVSGGWTSGRIESKYTFTPSAGKVTIAEANIRFGSNPTSNKQGIWPAFWILGSSIRSGTGWPQCGELDILENINGNLVGYGTAHCDVNPGGICNEPNGLGGSITIPDQSWHTWRVTWDRTPSNWQSEKITWYMDGQQFHQITGSQIGNSGVWATLCHDPLFFILNVAVGGYWPGNPNSNTLDGYGSMMEVGYVAVYVS, from the exons ATGTGCTTCCTCTAtgcttctctcctccccgcTCTGGCTTCTCTGGCCTTAGCCTGGGCTCCTCCCTCATACTCAGGGTATACGCTGCAGTGGAGTGACAGCTTTGCTGGCTCATCAGCAACGCTCCCTAACTCTAACAACTGGAACATCATCACAGGGAACCTAGGGGTGAATGGTGAGCTAGAGACATATACTAGCTCAACCGCAAACGTCCAGTTGAGCGGCGGCAGCACACTGCAGCTGGTGCCTTGGAAGGACAGCTCAGTATCAGGCGGATGGACTTCAGGCCGTATTGAGAGCAAGTACACCTTCACGCCAAGCGCAGGGAAGGTAACAATTGCAGAGGCCAATATCCGGTTTGGTAGTAACCCTACCTCAAATAAACAGGGGATCTGGCCGGCATTCTGGATCCTGGGGAGCTCCATCCGATCAGGGACTGGGTGGCCTCAGTGCGGAGAGCTTGATATCCTTGAGAATATCAATGGCAATCTAGTAGGCTACGGCACTGCCCACTGTGATGTTAATCCAGGCGGCATCTGCAATGAGCCAAACGGCCTGGGAGGAAGCATTACCATTCCAGATCAGTCATGGCACACATGGCGTGTGACTTGGGACCGGACGCCATCTAACTGGCAATCCGAGAAAATCACCTGGTATATGGATGGCCAGCAGTTCCACCAGATCACCGGGTCCCAGATCGGCAACTCGGGTGTGTGGGCCACGCTGTGTCACGACCCGCTGTTCTTTATCCTCAACGTTGCTGTCGGCGGCTATTGG CCCGGTAATCCTAATTCGAACACCCTCGACGGCTATGGCAGCATGATGGAGGTCGGTTATGTCGCCGTCTACGTGTCTTAA